The Candidatus Zixiibacteriota bacterium genome includes a window with the following:
- a CDS encoding zf-HC2 domain-containing protein, translating to MTCQEARDLLYEIIDKEASEIDVKQVQEHLSKCRHCSEIYDLEIKLNQLIAARLGSEQKDNSACVSRLRDRILVDLDKIDEELGGSRKRPFEFAAKTLVAAA from the coding sequence ATGACATGTCAGGAAGCACGCGACTTACTCTATGAGATAATTGATAAAGAAGCGTCCGAAATCGATGTAAAGCAGGTGCAGGAGCATCTTAGCAAGTGTCGTCACTGCTCGGAGATTTACGATCTCGAAATCAAGCTGAATCAATTGATTGCCGCCAGATTAGGCAGTGAACAGAAAGACAACAGCGCTTGTGTTTCCCGCCTGCGCGACCGTATTCTTGTCGATCTCGATAAGATCGATGAGGAACTTGGAGGCTCTCGAAAACGCCCTTTTGAGTTCGCCGCCAAGACTCTTGTCGCGGCGGCTTAG